The proteins below come from a single Strix uralensis isolate ZFMK-TIS-50842 chromosome 8, bStrUra1, whole genome shotgun sequence genomic window:
- the LMO4 gene encoding LIM domain transcription factor LMO4 — MVNPGGSSQPPPVTAGSLSWKRCAGCGGKIADRFLLYAMDSYWHSRCLKCSCCQAQLGDIGTSCYTKSGMILCRNDYIRLFGNSGACSACGQSIPASELVMRAQGNVYHLKCFTCSTCRNRLVPGDRFHYINGSLFCEHDRPTALINGHLNSLQSNPLLPDQKVC, encoded by the exons ATGGTGAACCCCGGCGGCAGCTCGCAGCCGCCCCCGGTGACGGCGGGCTCCCTCTCGTGGAAGAGGTGCGCCGGCTGCGGGGGGAAGATCGCCGACCGCTTCCTGCTCTACGCCATGGACAGCTACTGGCACAGCCGCTGCCTCAAGTGCTCCTGCTGCCAGGCCCAGCTGGGGGACATCGGCACCTCCTGCTACACCAAGAGCGGCATGATCCTCTGCAGAAACGACTACATCAG GTTATTTGGAAATAGTGGTGCTTGCAGTGCCTGTGGACAGTCCATTCCTGCTAGTGAGCTGGTCATGAGGGCACAGGGCAACGTCTATCATCTTAAG tgttttacatGCTCTACCTGCCGGAATCGCCTGGTCCCCGGAGATCGGTTTCACTACATCAATGGCAGTTTATTTTGTGAACATGATAGACCTACAGCTCTCATCAATGGCCATTTGAATTCACTTCAGAGTAATCCACTACTGCCAGACCAGAAG gtCTGCTAA